The Candidatus Hepatincola sp. Av genome contains the following window.
TATACTACTAAACGTCATGAGCCTGATTTAGTAGAAATTACCTCAGGTATTTACCAAGATAAAACTTTAGGTACTCCTATTAATTTAATTATTAAGAATAAAAAACAAAAATCTACTGACTATAATGATTTAACTAATATATATCGCCCTTCTCATGCTGACTTTACATGGGATAAAAAATTCTTTCATACAGATCCTCGTGGTGGAGGTAGAGCTAGTGCCAGAGAAACAGTTGCTCGTGTAGCTGCTTCGGCTTTTGCCTATAAAATATTAGAAAAGTATAATGTAAAAATTTATGGCTTTTTATCACAAATTGGAGGCTTAGCCATTAACCCACAAGAAATTGACTACAATTATATTAATAAGAATTCCTTGTTTTCTCCAACTAAAAATATTATACCACAATGGGAGAAAATATTAACTGAAGCAATAGATGCTGGCGATTCTTTAGGAGCAATTCTAGAAATTCATATAAAAGATTGCCCTATTGGTCTGGGTGAACCTATTTTTAATAAGTTAAATGCTAAATTGGCTCAAGGAATTTTTAGCATTCCTGCGGTTAAAGGGCTAGAATTTGGTAATGGTTTTTTTATGGCATCACAGCAAGGCTCTGCAGTTAATGATGCCATGAGAGTTCAAAATGAAAAACCTAAATTTATAAATAATTATAGTGCTGGTATTAATGGTGGCATTAGTAATGGAGAAAATATTATTTTAAGAATTGCTATTAAACCTACCAGTTCTATTAGTAAAACTCAAACTACCCTAGATAAGCAAATGAATACTGTAAATATAAATATTAAAGGAAGGCACGATCCCTGCATTGGAATTCGAGCTATAGCTGTTTGTAAAGCTATGTGTGCAATTACTTTAGCCGATTTTATTTTGCAAAAAAACAATAATACTATTTAGTACCTTTTCTATAAAAATACTACTTTTACTGTTAGATTATATATAGTAACTATTAACTTAGTGCTTAGAATCTAACAATATAATAACCAAAAAGTTAAAT
Protein-coding sequences here:
- the aroC gene encoding Chorismate synthase, with amino-acid sequence MGNNSFGTIFQVTTFGESHGTAVGAIIDGCPAGLNITLEYIQAIVNERKSANSPYTTKRHEPDLVEITSGIYQDKTLGTPINLIIKNKKQKSTDYNDLTNIYRPSHADFTWDKKFFHTDPRGGGRASARETVARVAASAFAYKILEKYNVKIYGFLSQIGGLAINPQEIDYNYINKNSLFSPTKNIIPQWEKILTEAIDAGDSLGAILEIHIKDCPIGLGEPIFNKLNAKLAQGIFSIPAVKGLEFGNGFFMASQQGSAVNDAMRVQNEKPKFINNYSAGINGGISNGENIILRIAIKPTSSISKTQTTLDKQMNTVNINIKGRHDPCIGIRAIAVCKAMCAITLADFILQKNNNTI